The Primulina tabacum isolate GXHZ01 chromosome 10, ASM2559414v2, whole genome shotgun sequence region TTATCAGTTTTTGTCTCTGTTTGTTGTGAGCAATTAATCATGTTAGAGCCTAAATTATCAAtaaactatattatctaattaTCCAGCAAACAAATGTTTTCATAATTGATCGAATTGATAATCAAAACGGTCAACCGTTCTAAAATGGTTCAACCGGTCCCATCGTTCAATCGGACAGTCGAACcagattaataaaaaattatatttattttatatagtaatatattaattatttattacttTATAGTTTTTGCTAAATTTTTAAGCTgaaaaatacaataaatatCCAAATAAACATCAAATTTCAAAATCCAAATTAAATTTAACATATAACCAAATATGGATGACCAAGTTTTAGTTTCCAAAAAAACATAAAGTTTAATAATACAAAAAAGTCTCAAGGATAAAGTTTAAATTCATAATATCACACATATCACTTAATATCTTTCAACTTTCGAGTTGCATCATTAGTTGTCCATGTTGTATTCAATTCTTGAAATATTCTTTCATAGTCATTATTATATTCATCCCCACCATCAAAAGATCTcgtcattttcttttaaatcaatcATAGTATTATTACtatccaaaaaaaatttaacataaaTGATAATCTATAAtatattattctaaataaaatttatatagaAAATAAATAGTTCCGTCAAAATAGAAACTCATACAAGAATCTTTCTGTGAAAAATAGGATGAAACGGCGCAGGTTCGCCGCAAATACATTTccctatttataatttaatcaatATTATAATATGGTCGccgatattattttattttatcagcTTATGATAATGTCAAAGAAGTCAAATTAAATGAAAGGACTTTTATCGTACCATTCGAGTCAAACTGTACTGCCATGTATGTACATGAAGTTGGTAATACTCCTCaaacaaaatttttattggttagcaaaaaaaatattagctGTAATGataatttattcattttttattaCAAATGTTGATGTCATACTGTATACGTGAGTGTCGACGTTAAGTCAGCTCAACGAAATGTTTAGAAAATGATTAACATTaccaaaaatacaaaaataatgtGGActcttaaaattgaaattttgcaACACGACATGTTAAAAgcgcaaaaataaaaataaaaacgaaTATAATGAACGGAATTGTAATTTTTAGTTACAACCCACATGCCCAATATAATCCAAATTTTACATctctaacaaaaataattacatTCTTCACCATTATGTTTgaaaccaaaatatatttttctacatatcCCTTTAGTCGTTTTTAGTGATGAATTAATGTTAggagttaaaaaaaattaaattaaagccAACACGGTTTCTCATCTTTTGGCTTCGAATGACACAATACAACGCCAAACTAGCTATTTCGTATGAGAACTATACAAAAATGTAAGCGTAGAGATTTTtaagtaaataaaatattaaggtTAAAAAGTAATTATCTCCACAAATGGATAATCGTTTATCACAAaactcttgtgaaacggtctaaCAGATCAATTTTTTAGACGGATATTCTATTTGGATtacccatgaaaaaatattgcttttaatatcaaaaaaaaatttttattgtaaatatgaatacGTTCAAACTACTTTATCGAAATATAATCATATCGTTAGGTCAAGAAGAGAAGAAATATTCGAGGAATGCAATAGAAAGGAGGGAAGTGACAAAAAAAACATGGTAAGACATTATATACACCAATAACACCATCATATGTTGCAAATAAAAAGATGAAAATTAATGAAAATCCACTATAAAAACTTTTGTATAGAAAATTTATTGTAAGATGAAAATTAATGAGAATCCACTACAAAAACTTTTGTACAtggaaattttaataaaataaatgttatgGACAATTTCTTTTATCGGCATTTATGTTTTGACTCTTTACGATTTCGATTAACTATATTATCATAATAGAGATTTAATCACACGTGTTTCATTTTTTCCGACAATTTTGGTCatttattttgtaattttagtCATTCTTACATGGAAATGTTTACGTGTGATATCAGACACATCACCACCAAATAGAAAAAGCACTAAATCACAAAATGAGCAAGAATAAcatattaaaactaaaatttaataacataaaATACTAAAATGACAAAGACAAACGTGAATGACCAAATTTACAATTTCCTTAAATTTTCTCCATAAATATTATTCGACCGAGTTTTTACGAGAAAATTTAATGggataaacatttttttaaggGGTTTTCTTTGATAAAATAGTTTCAAGATAGGGTTTCAGAGTAATTTTCCCAGACATAAAACTCTATATTTACGAGTGAATGACTTACATTTTATGAATCTAGACAGGCATGTAATATGTAACTCAGGGCCGACATATATACCAACCCAAAAAGAAAGTTGCCACAATCATCAAAGCCACAAATATAAGCGTGACAATAATCAAGATTATCTTATTAATCTCAGCTACTCATCATCCACTAATCACACAATAGTTAGGCCTAATGACATGTAATGTCAAAGGGCATTGTAAACTATCGACGCTCACACAACAACATTGTACCACATTTTCCCACGTGTTCGTTGTCCATTTTTCGAAGATCTAATGTGCCAAATCACTCTGTTCCCATCCTTCAACGGCAGTTAGGCGCATAAATGTATAAATTCAAACAGTGTGCTGCATGTCAACATGATCTGTGACTTGTTCCAAAATCTTTATCTTGATCGTCTAGATTGAGAGTTAACCTGCTTAAATCATCCCATTCTTGATATTTTACAAATGGGATGTTGTAGGTTTTTCGTATTTGATCTAGTCTCGTTGATGGTAGTTTTGCATGTGGTGTGCTCGGAGAATGATCAGGCTGGAATCTTGAGTGATCGGGCCGCCCTCGTCTCATTCGTGCCGGGAGTAACCGATGATCCTGAACATGTGTTACAGAATTGGAATGCTGATTCTGGTGTTCATGTCTGCAGATGGTCTGGTGTAGGGTGTGACATGAAAGGGAATAGGGTGATAGAGCTTAATCTAAGCCATAAGTCACTGAGAGGAATGATATCACCAACTCTTTTTAATCTTACACACTTGGAAGTTCTTGATCTATCGTGGAATCTCTTCGAGGGACGGTTACCGTCTGAGATTGGTTCGCTTGTCTCGCtcaaagatatgagtttgtTTTCCAATATTCTTGAAGGGAACATTCCAATGGAGGTGGGGCTTCTTAAAGAGTTGGTTTATCTTGATCTGGGAAGTATCGTTGTTGAGATTCCGGCTTCCCTTTTCTGCAATGCTCGTCTTCTTTGCGATACTTGGACGTATCCAACAATTCGCTAAGTGGTGAGATACCTTTCCATAGCCAATGCGAGCTTAGAGAGTTGTGGTATCTTCTTCTTTGGTCGAACCACTTTGTTGGGGAGGCTCCTTTAGCCCTCTCGAATTCTACGAATCTCGAATGGCTTGACTTGGGGTACAATTCACTGTGTGTGGAGTTACCGTCCAAGATTTTGAGCAAAATGTTGCATTTGAAATTTCTTTATTTGTCCTACAATCACATTTCAAGTCATGGTGGAAATGATGATCTTGTACCGTTCTTCGAGTCTTTGGTAAATTCCTCTAACTTGCAAGAACTTGATCTTGCAGGAAACCATCTTGGAGGAGAGTTGCCTTCTCTTATTGGTGCTCTCTCCACTAATCTTGTTCCGATAAATCTTAATGATAACCGAATTTCGGGTTTCATACCTCCACAGATTTCGAATTTTGTAAATCTCACCCTCTTGAACTTGTCTAGTAATCTGTTGAATGGCTAAATCCCTTACGAGCTATGCAAAATTGGGAAAGTAGAGAGGCTATACTTATCAAATAACTCGCTATCTGGCAACATTCCATCCGCCTTTGGCAACATGTCACATTTAGGCCTTCTCGATCTATCAAAAAACAAGCTCTCCAGTGTAATCCCGGATAGTTTTGCAAACCTTGTGCAGATACGAAGACTTTTGCTGTATGACAACCAGCTTCCGGGAACCATTCCACCAAGCCTTGGGAAATGCATAAACTTGGAAATTCTTGACCTTTCTCATAACATAATTTCGGGGGCAATTCCAAGTGAAATTGCTGGATTGAGTAGTTTGAAGCTGTATTTGAACTTGTCCAGCAATTTCTTGAGTGGAAACATTCCTCTAGAGCTGAGTAAAATGGATATGGTGTTGGCCATTGATCTGTCGCTAAACAAATTGTCTTGTTCGTTGCCTTCGCAACTTGGTAGCTGCATTGCTCTTGAGTATCTCAACTTATCGCATAATTTTCTGGAAGATCAAATCCCAGAATCTATAGGGTGTTagagatttttctcaaaatcatgttttttacgtatacatgaacatgaaaaaatatatgcggaagcttaaatcgagtgttacctccggccattgaaaattttgatttctctGCTTTTCCTCTCGGTTGAAGCCTTCTAAGCACTACACGCTCTCTTTAGATGGTGTATTgttcttatgaggtgtgtgtacttagggacctcaatcgctctatttataggcgttttctcataccatcaacgagAAATTTTGGGAGCATTATTTTCAAAGGAATAATCGTGTACGCATATCAGTTTCTGAAGTTGAGTCGGCGTACGCAACTTTTCGTCAAAAGTTGTAGGCTTCTTGGCCGTCGCCAACTCCTACACGGTACGTCTTCCTTTAACATGTGTCAAatttcttacattctcccacttgacacatatatctcatttaccataggagaaaacaaaatacatgaatcatggcgaTAGGTTATCTTAAAAACGAatattatcttccatgtattacaatgcattatgtcTCTCAAAACtgtataacttaatgaataaacccaatgtttattcgaggtccaactttattgatatttctcgAATTAATGAATATGCGCAcaacaaatatgagaaaatatcacatcatagtttcattaatttgttcttacaacaaaattacataaagaaaccaagtctcattctttctgtatgatccttaaatttcaatggtggcatgCCCTTAGTCAAAGGATCcgcaatcatcaattcagtgctaatgtgctcgataagtaacttcttatctttaacacgttctcgtatggctaaatacttaatgtcgatgtgcttgcttcgactaccacttttgttatttttagccataaaaacagcagctgaattgtcacaatatattcttaatggcctAGATATAGAATCCATAATTCCAAGCCCtgaaatgaaactcttcaaccatataccatgtgaggttgcctcaaaacaagctacgaactcagcttccatagtggaagtagcagtcaatgtctgttttgcacttctccaagatacagctccaccagctagcatgaaaatatatcctgaagtggattttcttgaatcaatgcagccagcgtagcctgaatcagagtagccaattacttccaaattctcagttcgtctgaacataagcatataatctttggtcccttgaaggtacctcatgactttctttgcagctttccaatggtctaagcctggattactctgatatcttcccaacatcccaacaataaatgcaatgtcaggtctagtgcaaatctgagcatacatcaagcttccgacagcagaagcataaggaatatttttcatttgttcccgctctagatcattctttgggcattggctTAAATTGAATTTATCTCCTTTCATAACGggagctatacttggtgaacaatctttcatccgatatctctctaaaactttgtttatataggtttcttgagacagacctataatacctcgaattctgtctctatgtatcttaatgccaatgacataagatgcatcgcccatatccttcatatcaaagtttttagagaggaattgtttcacctcatataacagacctttatcattggttgcaagtaatatatcatccacatatagaataaggaaacaaatcttgctcccactgaccttctggtatatacattgatccatggggttctcaacgaatccgaatgaagagataacatcatgaaattttaaataccattGGCGGGAggcttgtttcaatccatatatagatttcttaagcttacaaaccaattgctcaccattactagagaagaatccttcaggttgtttcatataaaccttttcctctagttctccattgagaaaagctgttttcacatccatttgttgtaaatctaagtcaaaatgtgcaactaatgctagaatgatacgAAGAGAATCTTTCTTAGATACAGGAGAAAAAAGTCTCCTTGTAGTCGATTCCTTCCTGctgagtgaatcctttagcaacgagtcttgctttatacctttcaatgttgtctaatgagtctttctttgttttgaagacccatttacatccaatggctcttacaccatcaggcaactgaacaagatcccagACTCCATTAACTGCCATAGAATTCATATCTTCTTTCGtagcattaaaccatagttttgactcattacaactcatggcttgtgaAAACGTTTCAGGACCATTTGCGGCTCCGATGTTAAAGTccgattcttgtaaatacacaacataatcactagatattgctgatcttcttattctagtagatctcctTAGGTTGTTTGGTTGATTAACAATTTAttgttgttcttcattaacaacttgatcCACTGGATTTTCATCAGCAATTTGAGGAACTTCAGTAACTGGTTGTCTAACACCCATTTGGTCTTGAGGGGTGTGAATAACGATCAATctgtcatttgaataagagggttgttcattaatgtgatcattctcaaaaattatgtcatttgaatgatcactcccactaatcaaatcattttcaagaaattttgcatttcttgattccacaattctagtgttgtgagatggacaatagaatctgtaccctttggatttttcggcataccaatgaaatatccacttatagttcttgggtccagtttcttttcatgtgggttataaactcttatttcagaaggacaaccccaaacgcgtatatgttgcaaactcggtttCCAACCTTTAAATAACTCAAATGGCGTCTTTGGGACAGTCTTAGTTGTAACtcggtttaatatatacacagctgTCTTAAGAGCTTCAATCCACAAAGATTTAGGAAGTTTAGAGCTACTAAACatgctcctcaccatgtccaataatgttcggtttctcctctcagctacaccattttggtccggagaaccaggcatagtatattgggcaacaatcccatgttcttggagaaacttcgcaaacggaccaggtgcttgtccattctcagtgtatctaccataatattctccacctctatcagttctcacgatcttaatatgttttccacattgcttctccacttcagccttaaaaaccttaaaggcttctagtgcttcgtttttgttatgaagcatgtagatatacatgtatcgtgagtaatcatcaatgaaagagaTAAAGTATTTCAgactttgcatgtccatatcgggataacaaatatctgaatgtatgatttctaatatttctgtactcctcttggcaccctttttagacttattggtctgttttcccttaatgcagtccacacaagtctcaaaatcagtaaaatctaaagtactaagtactccatcatttactaatcttttaattctctctgtggagatgtgtcccaatctcctgtgccacaatatagaggaatcttcatttataacacatcttttaataTCTCCCtgaacatgcatagtggtgttattattttgtaaagaaatagagaaaagaccatcaaccattgtaccatttccaataagatttgat contains the following coding sequences:
- the LOC142504866 gene encoding putative leucine-rich repeat receptor-like serine/threonine-protein kinase At2g24130 — encoded protein: MVVLHVVCSENDQAGILSDRAALVSFVPGVTDDPEHVLQNWNADSGVHVCRWSGVGCDMKGNRVIELNLSHKSLRGMISPTLFNLTHLEVLDLSWNLFEGRLPSEIGSLVSLKDMSLFSNILEGNIPMEVGLLKELVYLDLGSIVVEIPASLFCNARLLCDTWTQCELRELWYLLLWSNHFVGEAPLALSNSTNLEWLDLGYNSLCVELPSKILSKMLHLKFLYLSYNHISSHGGNDDLVPFFESLVNSSNLQELDLAGNHLGGELPSLIGALSTNLVPINLNDNRISGFIPPQISNFVNLTLLNLSSNLLNG